GCCGAAACATTCGTTATCAATCGGAAAGTGCTACGAAAAGATGCAGCCCTCGAAGCCGCCCACTATATTAAAGATAAGCTCAGCTAATTTTTATTGAGAATTAACCTTTTGGCTCCTATAATATGTTGATTTAAAATCTCTATAAAAGGATCAGCTATGGCAAATAACGGCCGACGCGACTTTATGGGTAAAGTCTTTGGCGGTTGGGCTGCCCTGGGCGGAATCGCCGCGCTCTATGCGGCGAAAAAAACCTGGGATCCCCTTCCGAGCGTTAAAGCGGCAGGCTTTACGAAAGTGGATCTTTCCGCTGCGGAACCCAATGTCCTCAACATCGAAAAATGGCGAGGCAAGCCCGTTTTCATTCTCAAAAAAACTCCGGAAATGGTTGCCAAGCAGACCGAAGAGGAGACGGCACGCGATGTCATTGTCGGGAAGGACCATTTCCTCGTCTGTATTGGCCTTTGTACACACCTTGGTTGTATTCCCGCCTACCGACCCGACAGACACGATTTCAAATGTGCGTGTCACGGGGGTGAATTCGATGCCAGCGGTATCAACACAGCGCCGCCTCCTCCGAGTCCGATGGTAATTCCTCCTTTCAAAATCGATGGAACGACCATTGTTCTGGGAGAAGAAGGCCCTGAGTACAAAAAGATGAAAGAAGCCGGCGTTATCGCCTAAAGGAGCAGGTAAATGGCACATTTTGAAAAAGCACACAGTCTGGAAGAGTGGCTCGACCAGCGCCTTGCGATCAAGACGCTGCGCCGGGTTCTGGCAGAAGAGTACTGGATTCCGAAAAACATCAATTTCCTCTGGGCGATGGGCATGGTTCTCGCCGTTACATTCGGAATATTGGTAATTTCCGGAATTTTCCTGTTGATGTATTATCAGCCGAATGTCAACACGGCGTTTGATAGCGTCAACTATACGATCATGAAAGAGGTGGAGTTCGGATGGCTTTGGCGCCATATGCACGCGGTGGCGGCATCGGTCGTCTTTTTGATTATCTACATCCACATGTTCACAGGCATCTATTACGGATCCTACAAAAAGGGGCGTGAACTGATTTGGCTTTCGGGTATGTTGCTGTTTGTCACCTTCTCCGCCGAGGCCTTCAGCGGTTACATGCTTCCGTGGGGCCAGATGAGCTACTGGGCCGGTATGGTTATCACCAACCTCTTCAGCCTCGGATCTTTGGAACTCAACGGCCTGGTCGAGTGGATTCGCGGTGACTACGTTCCGG
This genomic interval from Hydrogenimonas urashimensis contains the following:
- the petA gene encoding ubiquinol-cytochrome c reductase iron-sulfur subunit, whose amino-acid sequence is MANNGRRDFMGKVFGGWAALGGIAALYAAKKTWDPLPSVKAAGFTKVDLSAAEPNVLNIEKWRGKPVFILKKTPEMVAKQTEEETARDVIVGKDHFLVCIGLCTHLGCIPAYRPDRHDFKCACHGGEFDASGINTAPPPPSPMVIPPFKIDGTTIVLGEEGPEYKKMKEAGVIA